In Rubrivirga marina, the following are encoded in one genomic region:
- a CDS encoding class I SAM-dependent DNA methyltransferase: MPNPPPTRAHRTASGSIDPAYFERLYRAEADPWAYATSPYETAKYAATLAALPRDRYASALEVGCSIGVLTERLAPRCGRLLAVDVSEAALARARRRCARLGHVAFERRALPSEAPAGPFDLAVVSEVGYYLAPVDWAEALDRLAVSVGAGGHLVLVHWTGETDYPQTADAVHGAARDHAAWEGHWCHREEAYRVDVLTRAA, encoded by the coding sequence ATGCCTAACCCCCCGCCCACGAGGGCGCACCGGACGGCGTCGGGGTCCATCGACCCGGCCTACTTCGAGCGGCTCTACCGGGCCGAGGCCGACCCGTGGGCCTACGCGACGAGCCCCTACGAGACGGCGAAGTACGCGGCCACGCTCGCCGCGCTGCCGCGGGACCGTTACGCCTCAGCCCTGGAGGTCGGCTGCTCCATCGGCGTGCTGACCGAGCGGCTCGCCCCGCGGTGCGGCCGGCTCCTCGCCGTCGACGTGTCGGAGGCGGCGCTCGCGCGGGCGCGACGGCGGTGCGCGCGGCTCGGGCACGTGGCGTTCGAGCGGCGGGCGCTCCCGTCCGAGGCGCCCGCCGGTCCCTTCGACCTCGCGGTCGTGAGCGAGGTCGGCTACTACCTCGCCCCGGTCGACTGGGCCGAGGCCCTGGACCGGCTGGCGGTCAGCGTCGGGGCGGGCGGCCACCTCGTCCTCGTCCACTGGACCGGCGAGACGGACTACCCGCAGACGGCCGACGCCGTCCACGGAGCGGCCCGGGACCACGCCGCGTGGGAGGGCCACTGGTGCCACCGGGAGGAGGCCTATCGGGTCGACGTGCTCACGCGGGCGGCGTAG
- a CDS encoding VOC family protein: MNAPIDSRVGIGHVHLKVADLDRALAFYRDVLGFEVTQRYGTQAAFVSAGGYHHHIGLNTWESRGGSPPPRGATGLYHVAILYPDRATLADALRRLVVANWPLDGASDHGVSEALYLRDPDGNGVELYRDRPEAEWPRDADGALAMTTGPLDVRALLAEATPPA, from the coding sequence ATGAACGCTCCCATCGACTCGCGCGTCGGCATCGGGCACGTCCACCTCAAGGTGGCCGACCTCGACCGCGCGCTCGCCTTCTACCGCGACGTCCTCGGGTTCGAGGTCACGCAGCGCTACGGGACGCAGGCCGCGTTCGTCTCGGCCGGCGGCTACCACCACCACATCGGGCTCAACACGTGGGAGAGTCGGGGCGGATCGCCCCCGCCGCGCGGCGCGACGGGCCTCTACCACGTCGCCATCCTCTACCCCGACCGCGCGACGCTCGCCGACGCGCTCCGCCGACTCGTCGTCGCCAACTGGCCGCTCGACGGGGCCTCGGACCACGGCGTCAGCGAGGCGCTCTACCTCCGCGACCCCGACGGCAACGGCGTCGAGCTCTACCGCGACCGCCCCGAGGCGGAGTGGCCGCGCGATGCCGACGGCGCCCTGGCGATGACGACGGGCCCGCTCGACGTGCGCGCGCTCCTCGCCGAGGCTACGCCGCCCGCGTGA
- the dnaB gene encoding replicative DNA helicase, which yields MADPDEFQQRPLRIDEDMPGVPIEKMAGGRRRPLNVLPMQQQAGRMPPQATEVEQSVLGAMLIEREAIPKAIEILPSDAFYEPKHQRIFEGIEALFERGNPVDLITLTEELKRRGDYDQIGGYYLTELTTRVASAANVEYHARIIAEKSLLRKLITTMTGVVGQAFDPTTDAFDLLDNAEREIFQISESQLRKGAVDMNSVVHQTMQHLESIHGREGGITGVPSGFTALDAMTGGWQPSDMVIVAARPSMGKTAFSLAITRNAALHPEKPAGVAYFSLEMSAQQLAQRLLTSEARVDAQRARTGRLHDDDWPKLARAAGRLSAANIFIDDTPGLGILELRAKCRRLKAEHGIGLVIVDYLQLMHGTAQTKGSNREQEIAQISRSLKGLAKELDVPVIALSQLSRAVETRGGDKRPQLSDLRESGSIEQDADVVMFIYRAERYGITVDENGNSTEGLGELLIGKQRNGPIGDVKVAFVNQYARFENLTSYVASDTSGGYDDYPPPGGELGGGDGYGGGYDAPPPLPPPATDAPF from the coding sequence ATGGCCGACCCCGACGAGTTCCAGCAGCGCCCCCTCCGCATCGACGAGGACATGCCGGGCGTCCCCATCGAGAAGATGGCGGGCGGGCGGCGGCGGCCGCTCAACGTGCTGCCGATGCAGCAGCAGGCCGGGCGGATGCCGCCCCAGGCCACCGAGGTCGAGCAGTCGGTCCTCGGCGCCATGCTCATCGAGCGCGAGGCGATCCCGAAGGCCATCGAGATCCTCCCCTCCGACGCGTTCTACGAGCCGAAGCACCAGCGGATCTTCGAGGGCATCGAGGCCCTCTTCGAGCGCGGAAACCCCGTCGACCTCATCACGCTCACGGAGGAGCTCAAGCGCCGCGGCGACTACGACCAGATCGGGGGGTACTACCTCACCGAGCTGACCACGCGCGTCGCGTCGGCGGCCAACGTCGAGTACCACGCCCGGATCATCGCGGAGAAGAGCCTCCTCCGGAAGCTCATCACGACGATGACCGGCGTCGTCGGCCAGGCCTTCGACCCGACGACCGACGCGTTCGACCTCCTCGACAACGCCGAGCGCGAGATCTTTCAGATCTCGGAGTCGCAGCTGCGGAAGGGCGCCGTCGACATGAACTCGGTGGTGCACCAGACGATGCAGCACCTCGAGTCGATCCACGGGCGCGAGGGCGGCATCACGGGCGTCCCGTCGGGGTTCACGGCCCTCGACGCCATGACCGGCGGCTGGCAGCCGTCCGACATGGTGATCGTGGCGGCGCGGCCGTCGATGGGCAAGACGGCGTTCTCGCTCGCCATCACGCGGAACGCGGCGCTCCACCCGGAGAAGCCGGCCGGCGTGGCCTACTTCTCGCTCGAGATGAGCGCGCAGCAGCTCGCCCAGCGCCTCCTCACGTCCGAGGCCCGCGTCGACGCCCAGCGCGCGCGGACGGGCCGGCTCCACGACGACGACTGGCCCAAGCTGGCCCGCGCCGCCGGCCGCCTCTCGGCGGCCAACATCTTCATCGACGACACGCCCGGCCTCGGCATCCTCGAGCTCCGGGCCAAGTGCCGGCGCCTGAAGGCCGAGCACGGGATCGGCCTCGTCATCGTCGACTACCTCCAGCTCATGCACGGGACGGCCCAGACGAAGGGCAGCAACCGCGAGCAGGAGATCGCCCAGATCTCGCGGTCCCTGAAGGGGCTGGCGAAGGAGCTCGACGTGCCCGTCATCGCGCTCTCGCAGCTCTCTCGTGCGGTCGAGACGCGTGGTGGAGACAAGCGGCCGCAGCTGAGCGACCTTCGCGAGTCGGGCTCGATCGAGCAGGACGCCGACGTGGTCATGTTCATCTACCGCGCCGAGCGGTACGGGATCACGGTCGACGAGAACGGCAACTCGACGGAGGGGCTCGGCGAGCTCCTCATCGGGAAGCAGCGGAACGGCCCGATCGGCGACGTGAAGGTGGCCTTCGTCAACCAGTACGCCCGGTTCGAGAACCTCACGAGCTACGTGGCCTCCGACACGTCGGGCGGCTACGACGACTACCCGCCGCCGGGCGGCGAGCTCGGAGGCGGCGACGGCTACGGGGGCGGCTACGACGCGCCGCCGCCGCTCCCGCCGCCGGCCACCGACGCCCCGTTCTAG
- a CDS encoding uracil-DNA glycosylase — MADAAPALADVLREARALLALQRRLAGPVRYLGGADAKTAIEAGRIAEPEAAPPALAGRPTEPLAEPAPAAPADSPERRAEAEPPAPAAVDAEDLPDDDVPDLFGDLPDPSLDETLSPYERIEALIPEGHPLHGMDSLGDVRAWLAANELVPIDRDRINPVLGTGDPDADLMIVGEAPGADEDRTGEPFVGRAGQLLNKILEAVHFQREEVYITNILKSRPPNNRDPLPEEVEAHIPVLYKQIALVRPKVILAVGKSAGNGLLGKKSSLASLRGKFNDFYGLPLMVTYHPAALLRNPQWKRPTWEDVKLLRTRYDQITSGA; from the coding sequence GTGGCCGACGCCGCCCCCGCCCTCGCCGACGTCCTGCGCGAGGCGCGCGCCCTGCTCGCCCTCCAGCGCCGGCTCGCCGGCCCGGTCCGCTACCTCGGCGGTGCGGATGCGAAGACGGCGATCGAGGCCGGCCGGATCGCCGAACCGGAGGCCGCCCCGCCCGCCTTGGCGGGGCGCCCGACCGAGCCGCTGGCCGAGCCGGCGCCCGCCGCTCCGGCCGACTCCCCTGAGCGTCGTGCCGAGGCGGAGCCCCCCGCGCCCGCGGCCGTAGACGCCGAAGACCTTCCCGACGACGACGTGCCCGACCTCTTCGGCGACCTCCCCGACCCCAGCCTCGACGAGACGCTCTCGCCTTACGAGCGGATCGAAGCGCTCATCCCCGAGGGCCACCCGCTCCACGGCATGGACTCGCTCGGCGACGTCCGCGCGTGGCTCGCGGCCAACGAGCTGGTCCCCATCGACCGCGACCGGATCAACCCCGTCCTCGGCACCGGCGACCCCGACGCCGACCTCATGATCGTCGGCGAGGCGCCGGGGGCCGACGAGGACCGGACCGGCGAGCCGTTCGTGGGGCGCGCGGGCCAGCTCCTCAACAAGATCCTGGAGGCCGTCCACTTCCAGCGCGAGGAGGTCTACATCACGAACATCCTCAAGAGCCGGCCGCCGAACAACCGCGACCCGCTCCCCGAGGAGGTCGAGGCCCACATCCCGGTCCTCTACAAGCAGATCGCGCTCGTCCGCCCGAAGGTGATCCTGGCGGTGGGGAAGAGCGCCGGCAACGGGCTCCTCGGCAAGAAGTCGTCGCTGGCGTCGCTGCGGGGCAAGTTCAACGATTTCTACGGGCTCCCGCTGATGGTCACGTACCATCCGGCAGCGCTCCTCCGCAACCCCCAGTGGAAGCGGCCCACGTGGGAGGACGTCAAGCTCCTCCGCACCCGCTACGACCAGATCACGAGCGGCGCTTAG